CACTTTTTCAGCATGGTGCCGCTGGCCTGGGCACTGCGAACAGCGGGCCACGAGGTCCGCGTCGCCACCCAGCCGGACCTGGCGGAGGGCGTCAGCGAGGCCGGGCTCACAGCGGTTCCGCTGGGGTCCGACCACCGGTGGAAGCAGGTCATGGAGGCCAACCAGGACGAGGAGTGGCCGGTCCGGGTCGCCGAGGCCGTCACCCACTCCGCGGACCTGGGGCACGACGAACTCCTCCGGTTCTTCGACGAGACGACCGAGCGGTACTTCCGCGTCGTCAACAACGACGAGTTCCTCGACGCGCTCGTCGAGTACTCCCGGTGGTGGAAACCCGACCTGATCGTGTGGGAGCAGTTCACCTGGGCCGGCGCCGTAGCCGCTCAGGTCACCGGTGCCGCGCATGCCCGCATGCTGTGGGGAGCGGACGTGGTCACCCGCTCCCGCCACGACTTCCTGGCCCGGCTCGCCGAGCGTCCCGAGAACGAGCGGGTGGATCCGCTGCGGGACTGGCTCACCGAGGCCCTCGCCCGGCACGGCGCCGCGTTCGACGAGACCGTGGTCAACGGGGACTGGACGATCGACACCAACCCGCCCAGCCACCGGATTGACAACGGACTGACCGTGGTCGGTGTGCGGTACGTGCCCTACAACGGACGGGCCGTGCTCCCCGAGTGGCTGGCCGCCGAGCCCGCGAAACCCCGCGTCGCCGTGACCGCCGGCATCTCGGTCCGCAGCTACTTCGGGTTCGACATCTTCGGCATCAGCGCCCTGCAGGCCTTCGCCGGGCTGGACATCGAGCTGATCGCCACGCTGCTGCCGGGCCCGGGCGAGTCGGTGGACGACGCACCGGAGAACACCACCGTCGTCGACTTCGTGCCCATGCACGGGCTGCTGCCCACTTGCTCGGCCGTCATCCACATCGGCGGCGCGGGCGTGCAGTGCACCGCCGCCTACTACGGCGTCCCCCAGATGATCCTGCCGGGCCTCTGGGACACCAAGGTCCGCGGTGCCCTCCTGGACCAGTCCGGCGCGGGCATCTCGGTGCCGGCGGAGCAGTTCACCCCCGAACAGGTCCGGGAGAACCTGGTCCGCCTGCTGGAGGATCCGGCCTTCCGCGAGGGAGCCGCCGCACTCCGCAAGGACGTGCTCGCCGCGCCCTCGCCCAACGAGGTCGTCCCGGTCCTCGAGGATCTCACCGCCCGCCACCGGACCACGGGCTGACGGGAGGGTCGCGGCCCCGCGCGGCCCGGAGCCCGCCGGGACCGGCGCCGCGGTCGCCGACCCTGCCCGCCCCCGCCCCCGGCACCTGCGTCCGCGGCGGCCCGGCTGTCCCCGCCGCGCTCCGCCCCCCTCACGACTCGTTTCCGCACCGCCCTCACGGCCGGCGCGACCCTCGGCGACACGCTCCGCTCACCCA
This region of Streptomyces ambofaciens ATCC 23877 genomic DNA includes:
- a CDS encoding activator-dependent family glycosyltransferase codes for the protein MRILFVTHAEKTHFFSMVPLAWALRTAGHEVRVATQPDLAEGVSEAGLTAVPLGSDHRWKQVMEANQDEEWPVRVAEAVTHSADLGHDELLRFFDETTERYFRVVNNDEFLDALVEYSRWWKPDLIVWEQFTWAGAVAAQVTGAAHARMLWGADVVTRSRHDFLARLAERPENERVDPLRDWLTEALARHGAAFDETVVNGDWTIDTNPPSHRIDNGLTVVGVRYVPYNGRAVLPEWLAAEPAKPRVAVTAGISVRSYFGFDIFGISALQAFAGLDIELIATLLPGPGESVDDAPENTTVVDFVPMHGLLPTCSAVIHIGGAGVQCTAAYYGVPQMILPGLWDTKVRGALLDQSGAGISVPAEQFTPEQVRENLVRLLEDPAFREGAAALRKDVLAAPSPNEVVPVLEDLTARHRTTG